GCCGATGGTCCTCGGAGAGGCCGTCCAACGCGTCGAAGAGCCGCCGGCTCCGCTCCCGCTCCTCCGCCGCGACCGCCGGATCCGCCGACTCCGGTATCCGCGGCTCGCCCCCGAGCAGGTCCGCCTCCCGCCCCGCGACGGCCCGCTGCCGACCCGCCGAGCGCACTGTGTTCCTGGTCTCATTGACGACGATCCGCAGCAGCCACGGCCGGAACGCCGCGCCCTCCTCGAAACGCCCCAGCGCCTGGTACGCCTTGAAGAACGCCTGCTGCACCACGTCCTCGGCCTCCGGGCCCGCGCCGCACGCCACGGCCGCCCTCAGCGCCACCGCCGTGTAGGCGCGGACCAGCTCCGCGTACGCCTCCGGCTCTCCGGCGCGCACCCGTGCGATCACCACGGCCTCGTCGTCGACCAGGCCCCCCTCCCGCGTCCTCACACCTTTGATACACCGGCAGTCGGGGATCGGTTCCCACACCTGAGAGAATGATGTGCATGGCCTCTGATCGTCCTCGCGCGCTCTCCGGAATCCAGCCCACGGCAGGCTCGTTCCACCTCGGCAACTAC
Above is a genomic segment from Streptomyces sp. NBC_00094 containing:
- a CDS encoding RNA polymerase sigma factor — its product is MRTREGGLVDDEAVVIARVRAGEPEAYAELVRAYTAVALRAAVACGAGPEAEDVVQQAFFKAYQALGRFEEGAAFRPWLLRIVVNETRNTVRSAGRQRAVAGREADLLGGEPRIPESADPAVAAEERERSRRLFDALDGLSEDHRRVVIHRYLLELDEGETAEALGWPRGTVKSRLSRALKKLGRVLEGGEGRG